The Acidimicrobiales bacterium genome has a window encoding:
- a CDS encoding C2H2 type zinc finger domain-containing protein, producing the protein MDESAVCPVCGIETADLAALASHLVERAEASDGVHVMWLNRNATMHRVPAADLESLLADALADGGSSSDRIRR; encoded by the coding sequence GTCTGTCCCGTCTGCGGGATCGAGACAGCCGACCTTGCGGCCCTCGCCTCCCATCTGGTCGAACGGGCCGAGGCCAGCGATGGCGTCCACGTCATGTGGCTCAACCGCAATGCCACCATGCACAGAGTGCCGGCTGCCGACCTCGAATCGTTGCTCGCTGACGCGCTGGCCGACGGCGGGTCCTCGAGTGACCGGATCAGGCGATGA